GAACTTGCAGGACCGGTAGCCGCGGTGGAGGCAGCGCTCGCGCAGGTGAAGACGGAGATCCAGGGCGGGAAGATCGATCCCATCGCCACCCTTCAGCGGGTAGAAACGGCCCACCAGTCCCTGGACCAGGCCCTGACCGGGATCCGCGACCAGCAGGAGCAGGCACGGCGGGCACAGGCATCACTGCAGCAAACCATCATGTCCGCGCAGGCCCAGATCAGCGCCACCTCCGACTACATCACCGCCCGGCGCGGCGGCGTGGGAACCGAGGCACGCACCCGGCTGGCGGAGTCCCAACGGAACCTCGACTATGCGCTGTCCATTGCCCGGACCGACCCCGTCACCGCGCTCACTTACGCGCAGCAGGCCCACGCCCTCGCGGCGCAGGCGGCACAGCAGGCCCAGGCGGACGTGGAGCACTTCGACGGCTACGCGAACCAGGGCTTCGGGCGCGGAGGCATGTTCGGCGGCGGAGGCGGCGGCGGACTGGGCGGCGCCATCCTGGGTGGCATCCTGATCAACTCCATCCTCAACGGTGGCCACGGAGGCTGGGGCGGTGGCGGCGGCTGGGGCGGCGGCGACGGAGGCGGCTGGGGCGGAGACTCCGGCGGCTTCGGCGGCGGGGACTTTGGCGGCGGCGATTTCGGCGGCGGAGACTCCGGCAGTTTCTAAAGACTTCCGCCGGACACGCCGGAAGATCCCGGCGGGCGGACAGACGAACTACACCACTGTGCACCGGTTCCAGTGGTCAACAAAGAGCAGGACGAAAGGCAAACACCATGGTTAAGCAGTCCATTTTCGGCCGGATCGCGCAGCTGGCAAAGGCGAACATCAACTCTTTGCTGGACAACGCCGAGGACCCGCAGAAGATGCTGGACCAGATGGTCCGCGACTACACCAACAACATCGCCGAAGCCGAGTCCGCCGTAGCGCAGACCATCGGCAACCTCAGGATGCTGGAAGACGACTACAACGAGGACGTCAAGAACGCCCACGACTGGGGAAACAAGGCACTTGCCGCCTCCCGCAAGGCTGACGAGTTCCGCGCGGCCGGCGACGTAGCCGACGCCGAGAAGTTCGACAACCTGGCAAAGGTGGCCCTGCAGCGGCAGATGGCCGCTGAAAGCGAAGCCAAGGGCGCGGAGCCGAGCATCGCCTCCCAGCGCGAGGTCGTGGACAAGCTGAAAACCGGGCTGGACCAGATGAAGAACAAGCTCAACCAGCTGACGAGCAAGCGCAACGAGCTTGTTGCGCGGTCCAAGACCGCAGCCGCGCAGACCCAGGTCCACGACGCCATCAAGAGCATCGACATCATGGACCCCACCAGCGAAGTGGGCCGCTTCGAGGAGAAGATCCGCCGCGAAGAGGCAAAGGTCCGCGGCCAGCAGGAGCTTGCAGCGTCCAGCCTGGACGCCCAGTTCAACCAGCTGGAGGACCTGGGTGAGCAGACTGAGATCGAAGCGCGCCTGGCGGCGCTCAAGGCCGGCGGCAACTCCAAGCCTGCTCTGGGCGCAGCAAGCCCGGCATCATCAGAATCGACGGTCGACGAGGCAGACTTCGACAAGCTGTAAAGCCCGGCGATACGTCGCCAACTGATACATGGCTATGGCCGGGACCGGGTCCCGGCCATAGTTGTGTCCGCTGTGTGTACCGTGGTGCCATGGCTTCTTCCGAAGGAACGTCCCTGGTCTGGCTGCGCGATGATTTGCGGTTGGACGATAACCCGGCCCTGTCCGAAGCGGCCGGCCGCGGTTTGCCGTTCACTGTCGTTTATATCCTGGATGAGCAGTCCCAGGGTGTGCGGCCCCTCGGCGGAGCCGCCCGGTGGTGGCTGCACCACTCCCTGGCCGCACTCTCCGCGGACCTCGAAAGCCGGGGATCACGCCTGGTACTTCGCCGTGGCCCTGCCGGAGAGGCCATCAGGACGCTGGCCACCCAGACGAAGGCGGACCACCTCTTTTGGAACCGCCGGTATGGGCAGCCGGAACGGACTATCGACGCCGACCTCAAGGAGTGGGCGGGCGGCCACGGGATGCAGGCGTCCAGCTACCAGGCGAACCTCCTCTTCGAGCCCTGGACCGTCAAGACCGGAGCGGGCGGACCCTACAAGGTCTATTCGCCGTTCTGGCGGGCCTGCCTCGCATCACAGGACATCCGGAACCCCTTCGAGGCGCCGGACACCCTGCCGGAGCCTGCGCCATCGGGACGCGGCCTCCCTGCCAGCGACACGCTCAGCAGCTGGAACCTCCTG
This window of the Pseudarthrobacter defluvii genome carries:
- a CDS encoding PspA/IM30 family protein — protein: MVKQSIFGRIAQLAKANINSLLDNAEDPQKMLDQMVRDYTNNIAEAESAVAQTIGNLRMLEDDYNEDVKNAHDWGNKALAASRKADEFRAAGDVADAEKFDNLAKVALQRQMAAESEAKGAEPSIASQREVVDKLKTGLDQMKNKLNQLTSKRNELVARSKTAAAQTQVHDAIKSIDIMDPTSEVGRFEEKIRREEAKVRGQQELAASSLDAQFNQLEDLGEQTEIEARLAALKAGGNSKPALGAASPASSESTVDEADFDKL